In one window of Miscanthus floridulus cultivar M001 chromosome 12, ASM1932011v1, whole genome shotgun sequence DNA:
- the LOC136497113 gene encoding aluminum-activated malate transporter 1-like, with the protein MEIDQMESGANGAGGGGFRLARCWELLCSAAGMLRGKVVGFARKLGRIARDDPRRVAHSFKVGLALTLVSVLYYVRPLFNNWGVSTMWAVLTTVVVMEYTVGGTLCKGLNRAFGTLVAGFIAVGAHKVAYLCGDKAEPVLLAIFVFLLSSAATFSRFIPEVKARYDYGVTIFILTFSLVAVSSYRVDELIRLAHQRFSTIVVGVATCLCTTIFVFPVWAGEDLHKLAIGNLNKLAEFFEGIESECFRENATFENLEAKPFLQVYKTVLNSKATEDSLCNFAKWEPCHGKFKFRHPWSHYQKLGALSRQCASSMEALASYVITLTRTEYPEAHPELCLEVRTACRQMSLHSAKALRELSAAMRMVTLPSQANVHMSAAIKAAKGLRDELAEDADLVQAMHVAVIASLLSDLVTKTKQITESVDILARLARFKNPENTQKDVGINVVS; encoded by the exons ATGGAGATTGATCAGATGGAGAGCGGTGCCAATGGAGCTGGCGGCGGCGGTTTCCGGCTGGCGCGGTGCTGGGAGCTGCTCTGCTCGGCGGCGGGCATGCTCCGGGGCAAGGTCGTTGGGTTCGCCCGCAAGCTGGGCAGGATCGCGAGGGACGACCCCCGGCGGGTGGCGCACTCGTTCAAGGTCGGCCTGGCCCTCACGCTGGTGTCCGTGCTCTACTACGTCAGGCCGCTGTTCAACAACTGGGGGGTCTCCACCATGTGGGCCGTGCTCACCACCGTCGTCGTCATGGAGTACACCGTCG GTGGCACGCTGTGCAAAGGCCTGAACAGAGCGTTCGGGACGCTGGTCGCCGGCTTCATCGCCGTCGGGGCTCACAAGGTGGCCTACCTGTGTGGCGACAAGGCAGAGCCCGTGCTGCTCGCCATCTTCGTCTTCTTACTAT CGTCGGCGGCGACCTTCTCGCGGTTCATCCCGGAGGTGAAGGCGAGGTACGACTACGGCGTGACCATCTTCATCCTCACCTTCAGCCTGGTGGCCGTGTCGAGCTACCGCGTGGACGAGCTCATCCGGCTCGCGCACCAGCGCTTCTCCACCATCGTCGTCGGCGTCGCCACCTGCCTCTGCACCACCATCTTCGTCTTCCCGGTCTGGGCCGGGGAGGACCTCCACAAGCTCGCCATCGGAAACCTCAACAAGCTGGCCGAGTTCTTTGAAG GAATCGAATCTGAATGCTTCAGAGAGAACGCTACATTCGAGAATTTGGAAGCTAAACCCTTTCTCCAAGTGTACAAGACCGTCCTCAATTCCAAGGCCACCGAGGACTCTTTG TGCAATTTTGCCAAGTGGGAGCCTTGCCATGGCAAATTCAAATTCCGGCACCCATGGAGCCACTACCAGAAGCTCGGTGCTCTTTCTCGCCAGTGCGCTTCTTCAATGGAGGCTCTTGCTTCCTACGTCATCACCCTCACAAGAACTGAG TATCCTGAAGCACATCCGGAGTTATGCTTAGAGGTTCGAACAGCATGCCGTCAGATGAGCTTGCACTCGGCCAAGGCGCTCCGAGAACTCTCAGCAGCGATGCGGATGGTGACTCTACCATCCCAAGCCAACGTTCACATGTCTGCAGCAATCAAAGCAGCAAAAGGCCTCAGAGACGAATTGGCAGAGGATGCAGATCTGGTGCAAGCGATGCATGTTGCTGTTATTGCATCTCTTCTCTCAGACTTGGTTACGAAGACGAAGCAAATCACAGAATCTGTTGATATCCTTGCGCGACTTGCCCGCTTCAAAAACCCTGAAAACACTCAGAAGGATGTGGGTATCAATGTAGTGAGTTGA
- the LOC136497112 gene encoding LOW QUALITY PROTEIN: digalactosyldiacylglycerol synthase 1, chloroplastic-like (The sequence of the model RefSeq protein was modified relative to this genomic sequence to represent the inferred CDS: deleted 1 base in 1 codon): MGSNKEETPPADGGGGGAFAFISKGWREVRDSASADLRLMRARADSVRARADRELEHLLASASALAAGPAPPLLPSVATGAPIAEVEFVRKRVQPKIQELRRHYSSRALDARWPAAGAGASASSLRIDLSGITAVRNAIVAEGEGGDRWRRIARRKGDQDEEAEGRKAWEVVRMIQRGLKEFERRSLSSDMFAGFRGRGEFVEKFKLSMKSLNKDYQESKEVPPLHLTEILAYLVRQSGPFLDQLGIRRDVCDKLVEMLYSKRNGRLMYRSLSQDRPLAENITDELDLRIARVLESTGYHTDEGFWNDPAKYKISDNRRHVAIVTTASLPWMTGTAINPLFRAAYLARSAKQKVTLVVPWLSKSDQELVYPNNITFNSPEEQETYIRNWLQERIGFEANFKISFYPGKFSKERRSIISAGDTSQFISSKEADIAILEEPEHLNWYHHGKRWTDKFNHVIGVVHTNYLEYIKREKNGAIQSFLVKHINNWVTRAYCHKVLRLSAATQDLPRSVVCNVHGVNPKFLNVGEKIAADRECGQKVFSKGAYFLGKMVWAKGYRELIDLLSKHKNDLEGFMIDVYGNGEDSEAVQNAARKFDLSINFFKGKDHADDSLHGYKVFVNPSVSDVLCTATAEALAMGKFVVCADHPSNDFFKSFPNCLTYRTSEEFVARVKEAMTTEPQPLTPEQRYSLSWEAATERFMEYSELDKVLNRNGHPGRNGKINKARKIPLLPKLSDVVDGGLAFAHHCLTGNEILRLATGAIPGTRDYDKQQCMDLNLLPPQVQHPVYGW, from the exons ATGGGTAGTAATAAGGAAGAGACGCCGCCGGCcgatggaggcggcggcggcgccttcGCCTTCATCTCCAAGGGGTGGCGCGAGGTGCGGGACTCGGCGTCCGCCGACCTGCGCCTCATGCGCGCGCGAGCGGACTCCGTGCGCGCCCGCGCCGACCGcgagctcgagcacctcctcgcgTCCGCGTCGGCGCTCGCGGCGGGGCCCGCGCCCCCGCTGCTGCCGTCCGTGGCCACGGGAGCGCCCATCGCG GAGGTCGAGTTCGTGCGCAAGCGGGTCCAGCCCAAGATTCAGGAGCTCCGGAGGCACTACTCGTCGCGGGCGCTCGACGCCCGgtggccggccgccggcgccggcgccagcgCCAGCAGCCTCCGCATCGACCTCTCGGGGATTACGGCCGTTCGCAACGCTATTGTGGCAGAAGGGGAAGGCGGAGATAGGTGGAGGAGGATCGCGCGGCGGAAGGGGGACCAGGACGAGGAGGCGGAGGGGAGGAAGGCGTGGGAGGTGGTCCGGATGATACAGCGCGGGCTCAAGGAGTTCGAGCGCCGGAGCCTGTCCAGCGACATGTTTGCTGGATTCCGAGGCCGTGGCgagtttgtggaaaaatttaagTTGAGCATG AAATCACTGAACAAGGACTATCAGGAATCCAAG GAAGTTCCACCACTGCATCTAACTGAAATTCTGGCATATCTGGTTCGGCAGTCTGGGCCATTTTTAGATCAACTTGGCATACGGAGAG ACGTTTGTGACAAACTAGTGGAGATGTTATACAGTAAACGAAATGGTCGGCTCATGTATCGTTCTCTTTCACAGGATAGACCCTTAGCTGAGAACATAACTGATGAGCTTGATCTAAGAATAGCTAGGGTATTAGAAAGTACTGGTTATCACACAGATGAAGGTTTTTGGAATGACCCTGCAAAGTACAAGATCTCAGACAACAGACGGCATGTTGCTATTGTCACCACAGCAAGCCTTCCATGGATGACAGGAACAGCAATCAATCCATTGTTTCGTGCTGCATATCTGGCAAGAAGTGCAAAGCAAAAGGTGACATTGGTGGTTCCATGGCTCTCTAAGTCAGATCAAGAATTGGTTTACCCAAATAACATCACCTTCAATTCGCCAGAAGAGCAAGAAACTTATATAAGGAACTGGCTGCAGGAAAGAATTGGTTTTGAAGCAAATTTTAAGATATCCTTTTATCCTGGCAAG TTCTCAAAAGAGCGCCGCAGCATTATTTCTGCTGGGGATACTTCACAGTTTATCTCCTCAAAAGAAGCTGATATAGCGATTTTAGAAGAACCGGAGCATCTCAACTGGTATCATCATGGAAAGCGTTGGACTGACAAGTTCAATCACGTCATTGGTGTAGTTCATACAAATTACCTGGAATATAtcaagagagagaaaaatggtGCTATTCAATCTTTTCTTGTTAAACATATCAATAACTGGGTGACTAGAGCATACTGCCATAAG GTTTTACGTCTTTCTGCTGCAACTCAAGATCTACCGAGGTCTGTTGTTTGTAACGTACATGGTGTAAATCCAAAGTTTCTTAATGTTGGTGAGAAAATAGCAGCTGATAGGGAGTGTGGACAGAAGGTCTTTTCTAAGGGAGCATATTTCCTTGGTAAGATGGTGTGGGCTAAAGGTTATAGAGAGCTGATCGATTTATTATCCAAACACAAGAACGACCTGGAAGGATTCATGATAGATGTATATGGAAATGGTGAGGACTCTGAAGCTGTCCAGAATGCTGCTAGGAAATTTGATTTGAGCATCAACTTTTTCAAGGGAAAGGACCATGCAGATGATTCACTCCATGG GTATAAGGTTTTCGTCAATCCAAGTGTTAGTGATGTGCTATGCACAGCAACAGCTGAGGCCCTTGCAATGGGGAAATTTGTAGTCTGTGCAGATCATCCATCAAACGATTTTTTTAAGTCATTCCCTAACTGCTTAACATATAGAACTTCAGAGGAATTTGTTGCTCGTGTCAAAGAAGCCATGACTACTGAACCTCAACCTCTGACCCCAGAGCAACGATACAGTTTGTCATGGGAAGCAGCGACTGAGAGGTTTATGGAGTACTCAGAGCTTGACAAAGTTCTGAACAGAAATGGCCACCCTGGACGCAATGGGAAGATTAACAAAGCAAGAAAGATACCGTTACTTCCTAAATTGTCAGATGTGGTGGATGGGGGACTGGCATTTGCTCATCACTGCCTGACTGGTAACGAAATCCTCAGATTAGCGACAGGAGCAATTCCTGGTACACGCGACTATGATAAACAGCAGTGCATGGATCTGAACCTCCTGCCTCCTCAAGTTCAACACCCTGTATATGGCTGGTGA